A stretch of Verrucomicrobiota bacterium DNA encodes these proteins:
- a CDS encoding PA0069 family radical SAM protein: MENNIRGQADREEAKGTLTEKNCPKIDGLPKEFVDAQKSERMFTYYMSKIPTSIRGRSAASNPANRFASESYEPDEEELGGLTSVKTQVIDDHAVSIISRNQSPDIPFDVSLNPYRGCEHGCAYCYARPTHEFLGYSAGLDFESRILVKRDAARLLEAELANPRWEPKPLSMSGVTDPYQPLEKELGITRQCLKVLLRCRNPVMIITKNAGVLRDIDLLSDLAKWNCIQVTLSVTTLDSELARKMEPRTSSPRQRLDTVQKLNKAGVPAGVMIGPVILGLNDTEIPAIIQAAHDVGARWVHYVPLRLPGAVADVFREWLERELPDKKDRIIDRLKSFRGGRLNTNQFGERFRGQGPWSEEIKHLYQLGCIKAGFKEQPVQLSTEHFIPPGVSQMKLF; the protein is encoded by the coding sequence ATGGAGAACAACATACGAGGTCAGGCAGACAGGGAAGAGGCTAAGGGGACACTCACCGAAAAAAATTGCCCAAAAATTGATGGTCTGCCCAAAGAATTCGTTGACGCCCAGAAAAGTGAACGCATGTTCACTTATTATATGTCGAAGATTCCAACATCCATCCGGGGCCGTTCAGCTGCTTCCAATCCTGCCAATCGTTTTGCTTCGGAAAGCTACGAACCAGATGAGGAAGAGCTCGGAGGGCTTACTTCCGTCAAAACTCAGGTCATCGACGATCATGCCGTGAGCATCATTAGCCGCAATCAAAGTCCCGACATTCCCTTCGATGTCAGCCTGAATCCTTACCGGGGTTGTGAACATGGTTGCGCCTATTGTTACGCCCGCCCAACGCATGAATTCCTGGGTTATTCCGCCGGTCTTGATTTTGAAAGCCGGATCCTGGTTAAACGGGATGCAGCCCGTTTACTGGAAGCCGAATTGGCCAACCCCCGATGGGAACCCAAGCCACTTTCAATGAGTGGAGTAACTGATCCTTACCAACCTTTGGAAAAAGAATTAGGCATCACCCGCCAATGCCTGAAAGTCCTGCTAAGGTGCCGCAATCCGGTTATGATCATTACTAAAAACGCTGGAGTGTTGCGTGACATAGATCTGTTGAGCGACCTGGCCAAGTGGAACTGTATTCAAGTCACCCTATCTGTAACGACACTCGACTCAGAGTTGGCGCGCAAGATGGAGCCACGCACGTCAAGCCCTCGTCAACGATTGGATACAGTGCAGAAACTCAACAAAGCAGGTGTCCCTGCAGGAGTGATGATAGGGCCTGTCATTCTTGGACTTAACGATACCGAGATTCCCGCTATCATCCAGGCCGCCCATGATGTGGGAGCGCGGTGGGTTCATTACGTCCCCTTGCGTTTACCTGGAGCTGTAGCGGATGTGTTTCGTGAGTGGCTGGAGCGCGAGCTGCCCGATAAGAAAGACCGCATCATAGATCGGTTAAAAAGTTTTCGCGGCGGACGATTGAATACCAACCAATTTGGAGAACGTTTTCGCGGGCAAGGCCCATGGTCGGAAGAAATAAAGCACCTGTATCAACTGGGTTGTATAAAAGCCGGGTTTAAAGAACAACCTGTGCAGTTAAGTACGGAGCATTTCATTCCTCCCGGAGTGAGCCAAATGAAGCTGTTCTGA
- a CDS encoding PSD1 and planctomycete cytochrome C domain-containing protein yields MRFRPHIKPLTIVLSLSVLGNNAYAEIDFARDIQPILNENCIECHGGVKAASNLSFIYEESVINFEGKSGYTVVTPGNLEDSEMYFRVTTDDEEDHMPPPEDHKALSEDQVGLIKQWIEQGAKWSGHWAFETPTKPPVPATVFDDQAKGAIDHFLLKRLEQEGLEPSPTEDAGRLLRRLSLGLTGLPPSLADLDTFETAFAKDPKKALEKIVDDLLREPSFGERWATMWLDLVRYADSGGLGQDQRRTIWAYRDWVVKAFNDDLPFDQFTIKQLAGDLLPQPTVDDLVATACQRNTQTNDEGGTDDEQFRVEAVIDRINTTWQTWGSITFGCAQCHDHPYDPLRNVEYYRFMDFYNNSADSDLEDDAPLVKVPDEPDRYGEATELRKHILSLKKAIWEPGTRLRDTTEWNNLKTISVKSDNSTQYVVIEKPTHTEFHTIGTVETKTHTLIEVPAEDLAGQPLTALKLTVLPHNPETAVHNSEWGFLVDDLEAWVVNEGGEKIPVTFRLSVPDVPWIPTDPLQTIYPNGKNWGADSRIHHARQLILVPKSPITLKENSHLALHIHCNKTGHGSHPMAIKRGHLASSSDVRWTQLETKESDAYAMRQELENTLCKLSDMPGTTVPIMQDRPKLLSRPTHVFERGNAMEKGELVVAGLPATLTKSASATDSPDRLEMARWWVSDKHPLTARVFVNRLWQQLFGVGIVPTLEDFGSSGDKPTHPELLDYLATRFQKDYDWSVKAILREIVLSHAFQQSSRVTPSLVERDPDNRLLARGPRLRLSAEMMRDQALAVSGLLSSKLGGPPVHPPLPDGVWQPFLSKDLWITAQPGDEDRYRRSIYTYIKRSIPFPTFATFDAPSREFCTPRRLTSNTPLQALVTLNEETFVDCAKALGQQFESELPFPSEDLFTQAHRLVTGRPADEDSLKELEQLYKKVKDQSPEQAGTVVAQVLLNLDETLTY; encoded by the coding sequence ATGAGATTTCGTCCCCATATCAAGCCGCTCACCATTGTTCTCAGTTTGTCTGTTCTGGGTAATAATGCATATGCCGAGATTGATTTCGCTCGGGATATTCAACCAATTCTAAATGAGAACTGCATTGAGTGTCATGGTGGAGTGAAAGCAGCGAGCAATCTATCGTTCATCTACGAAGAAAGCGTCATCAATTTCGAAGGTAAATCAGGATATACGGTGGTTACACCGGGTAATTTAGAGGACTCCGAAATGTACTTCCGTGTGACGACCGACGACGAGGAGGATCACATGCCGCCTCCTGAAGATCACAAAGCGCTTTCCGAAGATCAGGTCGGCCTGATCAAGCAATGGATCGAACAGGGTGCCAAGTGGAGTGGGCACTGGGCTTTTGAGACACCTACCAAGCCCCCCGTTCCTGCAACCGTTTTTGACGATCAGGCGAAAGGTGCCATAGATCATTTTCTTTTAAAGCGATTGGAGCAAGAAGGCCTCGAACCAAGTCCAACCGAAGATGCGGGACGTCTTCTTCGACGGCTTAGTCTCGGTCTGACAGGATTACCGCCGTCGCTTGCCGATCTCGACACCTTTGAAACTGCCTTTGCTAAAGATCCAAAAAAGGCTTTAGAAAAAATCGTCGATGACCTCTTGCGTGAGCCTTCATTTGGCGAGCGTTGGGCTACCATGTGGCTGGATCTTGTTCGCTATGCGGACTCGGGTGGATTAGGTCAGGATCAGAGACGTACGATTTGGGCCTATCGCGACTGGGTGGTTAAAGCATTCAACGACGATCTCCCATTCGATCAGTTTACCATTAAACAACTGGCTGGGGACCTGCTCCCCCAACCCACCGTCGACGACCTCGTCGCCACCGCCTGCCAACGAAATACTCAAACCAACGATGAAGGCGGCACCGATGACGAACAATTCCGCGTCGAAGCAGTAATCGATCGGATCAACACTACCTGGCAGACCTGGGGTTCAATCACGTTCGGCTGTGCTCAGTGTCACGACCATCCTTACGACCCTTTGAGAAATGTTGAGTATTACCGCTTTATGGATTTCTACAATAATTCAGCGGATTCCGATTTGGAGGACGATGCACCTTTAGTGAAAGTCCCTGACGAACCCGACCGTTACGGTGAAGCCACCGAATTGCGCAAACATATCCTGAGCCTTAAAAAAGCAATATGGGAACCAGGTACCCGTTTACGAGATACAACCGAATGGAATAACCTGAAAACGATTTCGGTTAAGTCTGACAATAGCACCCAATATGTAGTCATTGAAAAACCAACACACACCGAGTTTCACACCATCGGCACGGTGGAAACCAAAACCCACACACTCATAGAGGTCCCAGCCGAAGACCTCGCTGGCCAACCGTTGACCGCATTAAAGCTGACAGTATTGCCCCATAACCCCGAGACAGCGGTTCACAATTCTGAATGGGGATTCCTGGTAGATGATCTGGAGGCCTGGGTGGTAAATGAAGGAGGAGAAAAGATCCCCGTAACCTTCAGATTGAGTGTGCCTGATGTCCCCTGGATACCGACTGATCCGTTACAAACCATCTATCCAAATGGAAAAAACTGGGGTGCTGATTCTCGTATCCATCATGCCCGTCAATTAATTTTGGTTCCCAAGTCACCTATCACTTTAAAGGAGAACTCCCACCTTGCACTTCATATCCATTGTAACAAGACGGGGCATGGTAGTCATCCCATGGCAATTAAGCGTGGGCATTTAGCCAGCAGTTCGGATGTACGTTGGACCCAATTGGAAACGAAAGAATCCGATGCTTATGCCATGAGACAGGAGTTAGAAAACACCTTGTGCAAACTTTCTGACATGCCGGGCACCACGGTTCCGATCATGCAGGATCGCCCGAAATTATTATCAAGACCAACCCATGTTTTTGAAAGAGGCAATGCGATGGAGAAAGGCGAATTGGTAGTCGCAGGATTACCTGCGACACTCACCAAATCAGCCTCGGCGACAGATTCCCCCGATCGACTCGAGATGGCACGCTGGTGGGTTTCGGATAAACACCCGCTCACGGCGCGAGTTTTCGTCAATCGACTTTGGCAACAGCTCTTCGGAGTCGGAATCGTTCCCACCCTTGAAGACTTCGGTTCCTCAGGCGATAAGCCCACTCACCCGGAATTACTCGATTACCTGGCCACACGTTTTCAAAAGGACTATGATTGGAGTGTGAAAGCGATTTTGCGTGAAATAGTCCTTAGCCATGCCTTCCAACAATCATCTCGTGTGACACCCTCGCTGGTGGAGCGCGATCCCGACAATCGCCTCTTGGCTCGTGGACCACGCCTGCGGCTCTCTGCAGAAATGATGAGAGATCAGGCTTTAGCAGTGAGCGGACTTCTCTCAAGCAAACTCGGAGGACCACCGGTCCACCCACCTTTGCCTGACGGCGTATGGCAGCCTTTCCTTAGTAAAGACTTATGGATAACAGCTCAACCAGGAGACGAAGACCGTTACCGTCGCTCCATTTACACCTACATCAAGCGAAGTATTCCGTTTCCCACGTTTGCCACTTTCGATGCACCGTCCCGCGAGTTTTGTACCCCGCGTCGTCTAACTTCAAATACTCCCTTACAAGCTCTGGTAACCTTAAACGAAGAAACTTTCGTCGATTGCGCGAAAGCACTGGGACAACAGTTCGAATCGGAACTTCCCTTCCCATCCGAAGATCTGTTTACCCAAGCACATCGCCTTGTCACTGGTCGGCCAGCAGATGAAGATAGTCTGAAGGAACTGGAACAGCTTTATAAAAAGGTAAAAGACCAATCCCCGGAACAGGCAGGAACCGTGGTCGCACAAGTCCTTCTCAATCTCGATGAAACGCTTACCTATTGA